A genomic region of Miscanthus floridulus cultivar M001 chromosome 3, ASM1932011v1, whole genome shotgun sequence contains the following coding sequences:
- the LOC136545377 gene encoding uncharacterized protein At4g14100-like, with translation MSPPPSPLAVLPLPLLLLLLLLSAVSPAAANAAGAGAPPPVPTPWPEQFHAVVFTNLTESGGRLQLIDLYYDWPGGRNLNLIRDQLSGDPLYDVEWTNGTSYFFDSGFCHSRLFPVGLLPPDWLAAGSVYLGREHVDGFDCHLWTKVDFVWYYEEVATGRPVRWNFFNGMQQHVMSFEVGGVLEDSKWQAPAYCFNGGDAGTANVDAVGVDSDAGRSGRVDVMNSLIRFAGAPAAAVAASFDQ, from the exons atgtcgccgccgccgtcgcccctcGCGGTGCTCccactccccctcctcctcctcctcctcctcctctccgctGTATCCCCCGCAGCGGCCAATGCGGCAggcgccggcgcccctcccccggtGCCGACGCCGTGGCCGGAGCAGTTCCACGCGGTGGTGTTCACCAACCTCACCGAGAGCGGCGGCCGGCTGCAGCTGATCGACCTCTACTACGACTGGCCCGGGGGCCGCAACCTCAACCTCATCCGGGACCAGCTCTCCGGCGACCCGCTCTACGACGTCGAGTGGACCAACGGCACCTCCTACTTCTTCGACTCCGGGTTCTGCCACAGCAGGCTGTTCCCCGTGGGGCTCCTGCCGCCCGACTGGCTCGCCGCCGGCTCCGTCTACCTCGGCCGCGAGCACGTCGACGGCTTCGACTGCCACCTCTGGACCAAGGTCGACTTCGTCTGGTACTACGAGGAAGTCGCCACCGGCCGCCCCGTCCGCTGGAATTTCTTCAATG GGATGCAGCAGCATGTGATGAGCTTTGAGGTGGGAGGAGTGCTGGAAGACTCCAAGTGGCAGGCGCCCGCTTACTGCTTCAATGGCGGCGATGCCGGCACCGCCAATGTGGATGCGGTTGGAGTTGATAGTGATGCCGGTAGATCCGGTAGGGTTGATGTGATGAACAGCCTGATCAGGTTCGCCGGGGCTCCAGCTGCAGCTGTAGCTGCATCATTTGACCAGTGA